A single region of the bacterium genome encodes:
- a CDS encoding sugar kinase codes for MMATVVTFGEIMMRLATHRFERFIQARDFEVTYGGGEANVAVSLANFGLNSRYVTALPDNDLGRACEAYLRQFGVDTSHVAWQGKRLGIYFLENGAVQRGSKVVYDRAGSSIAEIKTGVIDWDAVFEGADWFHWTGITPAISQGAADVCLEAIQAAKSKGVTVSADLNYRKNLWKYGKTASEVMPDLVALCDVAIGNEEDADKVFGIKASGADVEGGKVEADSYREVAEGLVARFPSLQKVAITLRGSISASHNTWSGILYQGGEMFVGPQYDITHIVDRVGGGDSFMGGLVFAMLDGRDPQACIDFAVAASCLKHSIHGDFNLVTVGEVEGLLKGGGGGRVQR; via the coding sequence ATCATGGCAACTGTTGTGACCTTTGGCGAGATCATGATGCGCCTGGCGACGCACCGCTTTGAGCGCTTCATTCAGGCCCGGGACTTCGAGGTGACCTACGGCGGCGGCGAGGCCAACGTCGCCGTGTCGCTGGCGAACTTCGGGCTCAACTCCCGCTACGTGACGGCCCTGCCCGACAACGATCTCGGGCGCGCCTGCGAGGCCTACCTGCGCCAGTTCGGCGTGGACACCAGCCACGTCGCGTGGCAGGGCAAGCGCCTGGGCATCTACTTCCTGGAGAACGGCGCTGTGCAGCGCGGCTCCAAGGTCGTCTACGACCGCGCGGGCTCGTCCATCGCTGAGATCAAGACCGGCGTGATTGACTGGGACGCCGTCTTCGAGGGCGCGGACTGGTTCCACTGGACCGGCATCACCCCGGCCATCAGCCAGGGCGCGGCGGACGTGTGCCTGGAAGCCATCCAGGCGGCCAAGAGCAAGGGCGTCACGGTCTCAGCCGACCTGAACTACCGCAAGAACCTCTGGAAGTACGGCAAGACGGCCTCGGAGGTCATGCCCGATCTCGTGGCCCTGTGTGATGTCGCCATTGGCAATGAGGAGGATGCCGACAAGGTCTTCGGCATCAAGGCCTCGGGCGCGGACGTGGAGGGCGGCAAGGTCGAGGCCGACAGCTACCGTGAGGTGGCCGAGGGCCTCGTCGCCCGCTTCCCGAGCCTGCAGAAGGTAGCCATCACCCTGCGCGGCAGCATCAGCGCCTCGCACAACACCTGGAGCGGCATTCTCTACCAGGGCGGCGAGATGTTCGTGGGCCCGCAGTACGACATCACGCACATCGTGGACCGCGTCGGCGGCGGGGACTCGTTCATGGGCGGGCTGGTCTTCGCCATGCTCGACGGGCGCGACCCGCAGGCCTGCATTGACTTCGCAGTGGCTGCCAGTTGCCTGAAGCACAGCATCCACGGGGACTTCAACCTTGTGACGGTGGGTGAGGTCGAGGGGCTGCTCAAGGGCGGCGGCGGCGGACGGGTGCAGCGGTAG
- a CDS encoding FAD-dependent oxidoreductase, which translates to MPKAVTVHNQEIPVLLETDVLVAGGGPGGTAAALAAAREGARVAIIERYNHLGGLATGGLVLVLPHFVDNGRQTIGGLGLEQRERMREVGEAWEHNRHVPQDDSVYFEPEALKWISLKLCAEAGVRILHHCWLSDAIVEDGVCRGVVFESKAGRMAALGKVVIDATGDGDVFAWAGAEFDQSTQYIGLPFRIGGLDIKRWMAWTGEHQQESAEIWGGIKDEVGWPNGVFYIAGMNEERGTGWGNNCYLDADGLDPVVLSDIEVNARLKIWDAVQLLKSKLPGWEKAWLIDTACQLGVRRSRRLKGLYQLRESETSQVDFRHPDAIGRGNDFRKRDLSYDIPYGTLVPEQLDGLLTCGRCLSCTHEALEPIREIHVCWVSGEGAGLAAAMAVAQDIQPRDVSVPDLQAKLRAANVAFGVDYPG; encoded by the coding sequence ATGCCCAAGGCAGTCACAGTCCACAACCAGGAAATCCCTGTCCTCCTCGAAACCGATGTCCTCGTCGCCGGGGGGGGCCCGGGTGGGACCGCCGCCGCTCTCGCCGCCGCGCGTGAAGGCGCGCGTGTGGCGATCATCGAGCGCTACAACCACCTCGGCGGCCTCGCCACCGGCGGGCTGGTGCTGGTGCTGCCACACTTCGTGGACAACGGCCGCCAGACCATCGGGGGGCTGGGCCTGGAGCAGCGCGAGCGGATGCGCGAGGTGGGGGAGGCCTGGGAACACAACCGGCACGTCCCGCAGGACGACTCGGTGTACTTCGAGCCCGAGGCCCTCAAGTGGATCAGCCTCAAGCTCTGCGCCGAAGCGGGCGTGCGCATCCTGCACCACTGCTGGCTCAGCGACGCCATCGTGGAGGACGGCGTGTGTCGCGGTGTCGTGTTCGAGAGCAAGGCCGGCCGCATGGCCGCCCTGGGCAAGGTCGTCATAGACGCCACCGGTGATGGCGATGTCTTCGCCTGGGCTGGCGCGGAGTTCGACCAGTCCACGCAGTACATCGGCCTCCCCTTCCGCATCGGCGGGCTGGACATCAAGCGCTGGATGGCCTGGACCGGCGAACACCAGCAGGAGTCGGCAGAGATCTGGGGCGGCATCAAGGACGAGGTGGGCTGGCCGAACGGCGTCTTCTACATCGCGGGCATGAATGAGGAGCGCGGCACGGGATGGGGCAACAACTGCTATCTCGACGCAGACGGGCTCGATCCGGTCGTTCTCTCCGACATCGAGGTCAACGCGCGCCTGAAGATCTGGGACGCCGTGCAGCTTCTGAAGAGCAAGCTCCCCGGGTGGGAGAAGGCCTGGCTGATTGACACGGCCTGCCAACTGGGTGTGCGGCGCTCGCGGCGCCTGAAGGGCCTCTATCAGCTCCGGGAGAGCGAGACCTCGCAGGTGGATTTCCGCCATCCCGACGCCATTGGCCGGGGCAACGATTTCCGCAAGCGCGACCTGTCGTACGACATCCCCTACGGCACGCTGGTGCCCGAGCAGCTCGACGGCCTGCTCACCTGCGGGCGCTGCCTCTCGTGCACCCACGAGGCGCTGGAGCCGATCCGGGAGATCCACGTCTGCTGGGTCAGCGGTGAGGGCGCAGGGCTGGCGGCTGCCATGGCCGTGGCGCAGGACATCCAGCCGCGTGACGTGAGTGTGCCCGACCTGCAGGCCAAGCTGCGCGCCGCGAACGTCGCGTTCGGGGTGGACTACCCGGGGTAG
- a CDS encoding DUF72 domain-containing protein, which translates to MSLTTMLYIGTSGYSYDDWVGRFYPEKTAKKDFFSLYLRRFNCVELNFTHYTLPAAGTMGGLARKAPEGFRFAVKSYQDVTIGRSQDPELYATYLAGLTPLIEAGRLACVLLQFPNQFVLSRDHVNHLAFIRAQWPELPVAVEFRHRSWVDDDRTFSFLRDKQMAYCCVDEPRMQDLVPPVTAVTAPLAYVRFHGRNAAKWYGSEQSWERYNYLYSEAELREWVAPVQELQRQAEDVLVFFNNHYSGSAAQNALEFAELLQ; encoded by the coding sequence TTGTCACTGACCACCATGCTCTACATCGGCACGTCCGGCTATTCCTATGACGACTGGGTCGGCCGCTTCTACCCGGAGAAGACGGCGAAGAAGGACTTCTTCAGCCTGTACCTGCGCCGGTTCAACTGTGTGGAGCTGAACTTCACCCACTACACGCTGCCCGCGGCCGGCACGATGGGCGGCCTGGCCCGCAAAGCGCCTGAGGGCTTCAGGTTCGCGGTGAAGTCCTACCAGGACGTGACCATCGGGCGCAGCCAGGACCCCGAGCTGTACGCCACGTACCTCGCCGGCCTGACGCCCCTCATCGAGGCGGGCAGGCTGGCCTGCGTGCTGCTGCAGTTCCCCAACCAGTTCGTCCTCAGCCGCGACCACGTCAACCACCTGGCCTTCATCCGCGCGCAGTGGCCGGAGCTGCCCGTGGCGGTGGAGTTCCGCCACCGGAGCTGGGTGGATGACGACCGCACCTTCAGCTTCCTGCGCGACAAGCAGATGGCTTACTGCTGCGTGGATGAGCCCCGGATGCAGGACCTGGTGCCCCCGGTGACGGCCGTCACGGCGCCCCTGGCCTACGTGCGGTTCCACGGCCGGAATGCCGCCAAGTGGTACGGCTCGGAGCAGTCCTGGGAGCGCTACAACTACCTGTACAGCGAGGCCGAACTGCGCGAATGGGTTGCGCCGGTGCAGGAGTTGCAGCGGCAGGCCGAGGACGTGCTGGTCTTCTTCAACAACCACTACTCGGGCAGCGCGGCCCAGAACGCCCTCGAATTCGCCGAGCTGCTCCAGTAG
- a CDS encoding D-aminoacylase, with protein MVLDLLLSGGTVIDGSGAQRRPADVGVTGGRVVAVGDLAGAEAKLQLDCAGQVVCPGFIDLHSHSDLTLLQNPRAESKVHMGVTSECNGQCGMGVFPIRPGAEAQLRAICSFIEADVEFCWRTPAEYLEVLRQAQTSVNVAPMLGQSALRAFAMGFANRPATAAEIDAMRAAAREGFAAGAVGISLGLAYALGSFASRDELVGLCREAAAHGAEVSVHTRNEGVRQLPALEEMIGIALEAMEDGPLRLQIDHLKCSGKASWGNMPQALERIEQARDEGLDIAFDVYPYTAGSRHLSGSLPAWMHDGGNDALVGRLRDPECRQRLRDEFEASQRDPGIHNPFELSFADILVTDVGSEANRWAVGLRLSEVAERRRQDPLEATLDLLAEEQAHVSVCLFSMNEDDMKLALAHPLGCVATDGLAFAPYGALAKGRPHPRSYGTYPRLLGHYVREEKLLSLPEAIRKCTSLPASRLALTDRGLLREGYAADITVFDPETIADRATYADPHQYPVGVAHVIVNGALTVTGDKHTGAGAGVVL; from the coding sequence TTGGTTCTGGATCTACTGTTGAGCGGGGGCACCGTCATTGACGGCTCAGGGGCGCAGCGACGACCTGCGGATGTCGGCGTCACCGGCGGCCGCGTCGTCGCGGTAGGCGACCTGGCCGGCGCCGAGGCGAAGCTGCAGCTCGACTGCGCCGGCCAGGTGGTCTGTCCGGGCTTCATTGACCTGCACTCGCATTCCGACCTGACGCTGCTGCAGAACCCGCGCGCCGAGAGCAAAGTCCACATGGGCGTGACGAGCGAGTGCAACGGCCAGTGCGGCATGGGCGTCTTCCCGATCCGTCCCGGCGCGGAGGCGCAGCTCCGCGCCATCTGCTCGTTCATCGAGGCCGACGTCGAGTTCTGCTGGCGCACCCCCGCCGAATACCTGGAGGTGCTGCGCCAGGCCCAGACGTCGGTCAACGTCGCGCCGATGCTGGGCCAGAGCGCTCTCCGGGCCTTCGCGATGGGCTTCGCCAACCGGCCGGCGACGGCTGCGGAGATTGACGCCATGCGCGCCGCGGCCCGTGAGGGCTTCGCAGCCGGGGCTGTGGGGATCTCCCTGGGCCTGGCCTACGCCCTGGGCAGCTTCGCCTCGCGCGACGAGCTGGTGGGCCTGTGCCGCGAAGCGGCGGCCCACGGGGCAGAGGTCAGCGTCCACACGCGCAATGAGGGCGTGCGACAACTGCCGGCGCTGGAAGAGATGATCGGCATTGCCCTCGAAGCCATGGAAGACGGTCCGCTGCGCTTGCAGATTGACCACTTGAAGTGCTCGGGCAAGGCCAGTTGGGGCAACATGCCCCAGGCCCTCGAGCGCATCGAGCAGGCGCGGGACGAGGGGCTGGACATCGCCTTCGATGTCTACCCGTACACCGCCGGCAGCCGCCACCTGTCCGGCTCGCTGCCGGCGTGGATGCACGATGGCGGGAACGACGCCCTGGTGGGGCGCCTGCGCGACCCGGAGTGCCGCCAGCGGCTGCGCGACGAGTTCGAGGCCTCCCAGAGGGACCCCGGCATCCACAACCCGTTTGAGCTGAGCTTTGCGGACATCCTCGTCACGGATGTCGGCAGCGAGGCGAACCGGTGGGCGGTCGGCCTGCGACTCAGCGAGGTCGCCGAAAGGCGCCGACAGGACCCGCTGGAGGCGACGCTGGACCTGCTGGCCGAGGAGCAGGCCCATGTGAGCGTCTGCCTGTTCTCGATGAACGAGGACGACATGAAGCTGGCGCTGGCGCACCCGCTGGGCTGCGTGGCGACCGACGGCCTGGCCTTTGCGCCCTACGGCGCCCTGGCCAAGGGACGGCCGCACCCGCGCTCGTACGGGACCTACCCGCGCCTCCTCGGCCACTACGTGCGCGAAGAGAAGCTGCTGAGCCTACCCGAGGCTATCCGCAAGTGTACGTCCCTGCCGGCCAGCCGCTTGGCCCTGACGGACCGGGGCCTGCTGCGCGAGGGCTATGCCGCCGACATCACCGTGTTCGACCCGGAGACCATCGCCGACAGAGCCACGTACGCCGACCCGCACCAGTACCCGGTGGGCGTCGCCCATGTCATCGTGAATGGGGCCCTGACGGTCACCGGCGACAAGCACACCGGCGCCGGCGCGGGAGTTGTGCTGTAG
- a CDS encoding tetratricopeptide repeat protein, which yields MARSIRLLASLGVLALLVGAGCKEKADDTAPQTGTDRSAGVQKALRRSLMRAERRPRDLQVQLEAGKLAYEQGLYNDAYRAYLRACNIDPQSLDAMVGMARTNLKLRNPTQGLDWVGRARRMKPDDADLLELEARLYLLSGQMDQAIAGFRRATEVQPGQVTTWLNLASAYAITRRYGLAVANARKAVTLAPNSATPHFALGRFSEKNGDRATAEAEYRKAIQLDPQSATAMVALARILVDDGRNLDEARKLAVKASQIEVDRPDAAILAAWVLHLQGDDRRAGDELLKVVNAMPQNPDGWQKLAVIMRKLGRKEPAERAEAVAKQFLGQPRADETDLLEGRR from the coding sequence ATGGCGCGAAGCATCAGGCTGCTGGCATCCCTGGGCGTGTTGGCCCTGCTGGTCGGGGCCGGCTGCAAGGAGAAAGCGGACGACACGGCGCCCCAGACGGGCACGGACCGCAGCGCGGGCGTGCAGAAGGCCCTGCGGCGTAGCCTGATGCGGGCCGAACGTCGGCCCCGTGACCTGCAGGTTCAGCTCGAGGCAGGCAAGCTCGCGTACGAGCAGGGCCTGTATAACGACGCCTACCGGGCCTATCTGCGGGCCTGCAACATCGATCCCCAGAGCCTCGACGCGATGGTGGGGATGGCCCGCACCAACCTCAAACTGCGCAACCCCACGCAAGGGCTGGACTGGGTGGGACGGGCGCGCCGCATGAAGCCCGACGACGCTGATCTGCTGGAGCTGGAGGCCCGTCTGTACTTGCTGTCGGGGCAGATGGACCAGGCCATTGCGGGCTTCCGCCGCGCCACGGAGGTGCAGCCCGGGCAGGTCACGACCTGGCTGAACCTGGCCTCGGCCTATGCCATCACCCGCCGCTACGGCCTGGCGGTCGCGAACGCGCGGAAGGCCGTCACGCTGGCGCCCAACTCGGCGACACCGCACTTCGCCCTGGGGCGCTTCTCCGAGAAGAACGGCGACCGGGCGACCGCCGAAGCCGAGTACCGTAAGGCCATCCAGCTTGACCCGCAGAGCGCCACTGCCATGGTGGCGCTGGCCCGCATTCTCGTGGACGACGGCCGCAATCTCGATGAGGCGCGGAAGCTGGCGGTGAAGGCCAGCCAGATCGAGGTTGACCGGCCTGACGCGGCGATCCTGGCAGCGTGGGTGCTGCATCTGCAGGGGGACGACCGGCGGGCCGGGGACGAGCTGCTCAAGGTCGTCAATGCCATGCCCCAGAACCCCGACGGCTGGCAGAAGCTCGCGGTGATCATGCGCAAACTGGGGAGGAAAGAGCCCGCCGAGCGAGCGGAGGCCGTGGCCAAGCAGTTCCTGGGGCAGCCCCGCGCCGACGAGACGGACCTGCTCGAAGGCCGGAGGTAA
- a CDS encoding thioredoxin family protein, giving the protein MVRKLVAVLALVICIATLTAVAAADPIDDAVQQARANGKNVLIDFWAGWCPWCIKMDQTFQDYRIANVVRNGFIYVKLDCGAGDRFQDRQRQVGLTGYPLLVIVDPNCMVLGKQDGYSPAEQLLPFLQRYARGPDLPPMPPDPQPAPTGLAGTWLSGDGDTWIFSLNRFELRLPNRLPILGTVNQVAFNQYNLTSGDGASLTIVINSQTTNVINITMVSQGGERHTTELRRQDFGPGPMPTPQPQPQPQPQPEPTGDWNYLTELYPSRQETFWNSWIPPQGVNFEGSPQAHSYYGTAGADNYGTFSLARLTCPRPASVLDVTLGMADETSPDVTFLFQVIVDSAPPIERRVMLRSHQRLQLDIRGKGRLEFRTKQLTGQFNWNNKPLLVEPKVYY; this is encoded by the coding sequence GTGGTTCGGAAACTCGTTGCCGTCCTCGCGCTGGTTATCTGCATCGCGACGCTCACGGCCGTCGCGGCTGCTGACCCGATCGACGATGCTGTTCAGCAGGCCAGAGCGAATGGCAAGAACGTGCTCATCGACTTCTGGGCTGGATGGTGTCCCTGGTGCATCAAGATGGACCAGACGTTCCAAGACTACCGGATCGCCAATGTCGTCCGAAACGGCTTCATCTACGTCAAGTTGGACTGTGGCGCTGGCGACCGGTTCCAGGATAGGCAACGTCAAGTTGGCCTGACGGGCTACCCTCTCCTTGTCATTGTCGATCCTAACTGCATGGTTCTCGGCAAGCAAGACGGCTACTCCCCCGCCGAACAGCTCCTGCCATTCCTCCAGAGATACGCCCGAGGTCCCGATCTGCCGCCGATGCCACCGGACCCGCAGCCCGCACCTACTGGTCTAGCCGGAACCTGGTTATCTGGCGACGGCGACACGTGGATCTTCAGTCTCAACCGCTTTGAACTTCGCCTACCTAATCGCCTGCCCATCCTGGGCACAGTCAACCAGGTTGCCTTCAACCAGTACAACCTCACCTCTGGTGACGGGGCCAGTCTCACCATCGTCATTAACTCCCAGACTACCAATGTCATCAATATCACAATGGTCTCGCAAGGAGGCGAACGCCACACAACCGAGTTGCGCCGCCAGGATTTCGGGCCTGGGCCAATGCCCACTCCTCAACCTCAGCCCCAGCCGCAACCGCAGCCGGAACCCACAGGAGACTGGAACTACCTCACTGAACTCTACCCGTCAAGGCAGGAGACTTTCTGGAATAGCTGGATCCCTCCACAAGGTGTCAACTTCGAGGGTAGCCCGCAAGCACATTCATACTATGGTACTGCTGGCGCCGATAACTACGGAACGTTTTCGCTCGCGCGTCTCACATGCCCTCGTCCCGCCTCGGTCCTTGATGTCACTTTGGGTATGGCTGACGAAACATCGCCCGACGTGACCTTTCTGTTCCAGGTTATAGTAGACAGTGCCCCTCCAATCGAGAGGAGGGTGATGCTGAGGAGTCACCAGCGTTTACAGCTTGATATACGAGGCAAAGGCCGTCTTGAGTTCAGAACGAAGCAACTCACCGGCCAGTTCAACTGGAACAACAAGCCCTTGTTGGTCGAGCCAAAGGTGTACTACTGA
- a CDS encoding glycosyltransferase, with protein sequence MKASPTPPIDPLRILHEHPEDCAKWTWTRPQRVAVAAIVLALAGLLWRSPLQALLLLNSLAVVFYVVHSCYKFWLIWTSLERPVALAFTPDELAALRDEDLPTYTILIPLYREALVLPRLVEGLSNLDYPPEKLEIQLLMEEDDAVTQEACAKLALPPQFKPVVVPHSQPKTKPKACNYGLYACDSDCLVIFDAEDRPEPDQLKKAAAAFARLPERIVCLQAKLNFYNQRHNLLTRWFTSEYSAWFDLFLPGLTASGWPIPLGGTSNHFRVRALKEIGGWDPFNVTEDCDLGIRLHKHGYGAAMIDSTTWEEANGNFLSWFRQRSRWVKGYIQTYLVHMRRPLKLWRQLGTGSFFSFQMTIGGSVACFLLNPIYWLMTLAWYLTHWATITYVFPTPVYALGTFCLLVANFIFVYITVVGCLNRGYYDLVKYSVLTPLYWLMMSWGAYKAAAQLITRPHYWEKTDHGTMGGAT encoded by the coding sequence ATGAAGGCATCGCCGACACCCCCAATTGACCCGCTGCGCATCCTGCACGAGCACCCGGAGGACTGCGCGAAGTGGACGTGGACGCGGCCGCAGCGGGTCGCGGTGGCGGCCATCGTGCTGGCGCTGGCGGGGCTGCTGTGGCGCAGCCCCCTGCAGGCCCTGCTGCTGCTCAATAGCCTCGCCGTCGTCTTCTACGTCGTCCACTCCTGCTACAAGTTCTGGCTGATCTGGACCTCGCTGGAGCGCCCGGTGGCCCTGGCGTTCACCCCCGACGAGCTGGCAGCACTCCGCGATGAGGACCTCCCCACCTACACCATCCTGATCCCGCTGTACCGCGAAGCGCTGGTGCTGCCACGGCTGGTGGAGGGCCTGTCGAACCTCGACTACCCGCCTGAGAAGCTGGAGATCCAGCTCCTGATGGAGGAGGACGACGCAGTCACGCAGGAGGCCTGCGCGAAGCTGGCCCTCCCGCCCCAGTTCAAGCCCGTCGTCGTCCCCCACAGCCAGCCCAAGACTAAGCCCAAGGCGTGCAATTACGGCCTGTACGCCTGCGACAGCGACTGCCTGGTGATCTTCGACGCCGAGGACCGCCCCGAGCCCGACCAACTCAAGAAGGCCGCCGCGGCCTTCGCGCGGCTCCCCGAGCGCATCGTCTGCCTGCAGGCCAAGCTGAACTTCTACAATCAGCGCCACAACCTGCTCACGCGGTGGTTCACCAGCGAATACAGCGCCTGGTTCGATCTCTTCCTGCCAGGGCTGACGGCGTCAGGATGGCCGATCCCGCTGGGCGGCACCTCGAACCACTTCCGGGTGCGGGCCCTCAAGGAGATCGGGGGCTGGGACCCGTTCAACGTCACCGAGGATTGCGACCTGGGCATCCGCCTGCACAAGCATGGCTACGGTGCGGCCATGATCGACTCGACGACCTGGGAGGAGGCCAACGGCAACTTCCTGTCGTGGTTCCGCCAGCGCTCCCGGTGGGTGAAGGGGTACATCCAGACCTATCTCGTCCACATGCGCCGGCCGCTGAAGCTATGGCGCCAGCTCGGCACGGGCTCGTTCTTCTCGTTCCAGATGACCATCGGCGGCTCGGTGGCCTGTTTCCTGCTCAACCCGATCTACTGGCTGATGACGCTGGCGTGGTATCTGACCCACTGGGCCACAATCACCTATGTCTTCCCGACGCCCGTCTACGCCCTGGGCACGTTCTGCCTGCTGGTGGCCAACTTCATCTTCGTGTATATCACGGTGGTGGGCTGCCTGAACCGGGGCTACTATGACCTGGTCAAGTACAGCGTCCTCACGCCCCTGTACTGGTTGATGATGAGCTGGGGCGCCTACAAGGCCGCCGCCCAACTCATCACCCGCCCGCACTACTGGGAGAAGACCGACCACGGCACGATGGGCGGGGCGACGTAA
- a CDS encoding peptidyl-prolyl cis-trans isomerase yields MKPPVLVCLLLACLLVVPCLAQTNPAPVRGAARPVAPATPATPVAPPVVIQATVNGSPITAAQVNQTLANHWATPILRAIIEERLVRQEARRQGIKVPPEAVQALFEAERSKFASQAAFERQLHAQGYTAQAYIEKLMTEAMLRQLMDRMSAVSDEEISRYYLDHQAEFSKAAQAHVFLIGTATIEEAYLVRERLAAGDKFDAVARELSKHASKDKGGDLGWVSAAELPDKSVAEAVMTMEPGVVSSPLRAAGGFYIAMVKERRPAQIVALADARAQIEATLQSAKLVSRDDYLAMLARKATIQVNWAPAKPLQQEYERLSVISVVVNGKRLELPQPPAKMPNGTLVVPAKAVLQAAGAVLTWQPKDQSLFAQTALGKVKITVNSPRLIVGSDKLETRDMKQPAVLRDGTLFVAPRVPLEALGATVTWDAIRNRLVVDMPTETMPSPTVPPKPAGLERQ; encoded by the coding sequence TTGAAACCTCCCGTCCTCGTGTGTCTCCTGCTGGCGTGCCTGCTCGTTGTCCCGTGTCTGGCCCAGACGAACCCGGCCCCTGTCCGGGGCGCTGCTCGCCCGGTGGCCCCGGCCACGCCAGCCACGCCGGTGGCGCCGCCGGTCGTGATCCAGGCCACCGTGAACGGCAGCCCCATTACCGCCGCGCAGGTGAACCAGACGCTCGCGAACCACTGGGCGACGCCGATCCTGCGAGCGATCATCGAGGAACGGCTGGTGCGCCAGGAGGCGCGCCGCCAGGGGATCAAGGTGCCGCCGGAGGCAGTGCAGGCGCTGTTCGAGGCAGAGCGCAGCAAGTTCGCCTCACAGGCCGCCTTCGAGCGCCAGTTGCACGCCCAGGGCTACACCGCCCAGGCGTACATTGAGAAGCTGATGACCGAGGCCATGCTCAGGCAACTCATGGACCGCATGAGCGCCGTCTCGGATGAGGAGATCAGCCGCTACTACCTCGACCACCAGGCGGAGTTCTCGAAGGCCGCGCAGGCGCATGTGTTCCTGATCGGGACCGCGACGATCGAGGAAGCCTATCTCGTGCGCGAGCGCCTGGCCGCCGGAGACAAGTTCGACGCCGTGGCGCGGGAGCTGTCCAAGCACGCCTCGAAGGACAAGGGCGGCGACCTGGGGTGGGTGTCGGCGGCCGAACTGCCCGACAAGTCCGTCGCCGAGGCCGTCATGACCATGGAGCCGGGCGTCGTCAGCAGCCCGCTGCGGGCCGCCGGCGGCTTCTACATTGCGATGGTCAAGGAGCGTCGCCCGGCGCAGATCGTGGCGCTGGCCGACGCGCGTGCCCAGATCGAGGCCACGCTCCAGAGTGCCAAGCTCGTCTCGCGCGACGACTACCTGGCGATGCTCGCCCGCAAGGCGACCATCCAGGTCAACTGGGCGCCCGCGAAGCCCCTGCAGCAGGAATATGAGCGCTTGAGCGTCATCAGCGTCGTCGTGAACGGCAAGCGCCTGGAGCTGCCGCAGCCGCCGGCGAAGATGCCCAATGGCACGCTCGTCGTGCCGGCCAAGGCCGTACTGCAGGCAGCAGGGGCCGTCCTGACCTGGCAGCCCAAGGACCAGTCCCTGTTCGCCCAGACCGCGCTGGGAAAAGTGAAGATCACGGTGAACTCGCCGCGCCTGATCGTGGGCTCCGACAAGCTCGAGACGCGCGACATGAAGCAGCCGGCGGTGCTCCGGGACGGAACGCTGTTCGTGGCCCCGCGCGTGCCGCTGGAGGCCCTCGGGGCGACTGTCACCTGGGACGCCATCCGCAACCGCCTCGTGGTGGACATGCCCACCGAGACGATGCCCAGCCCCACGGTGCCCCCCAAGCCCGCGGGTCTGGAACGCCAGTAG
- a CDS encoding cytidylate kinase-like family protein — MDTRQSLLEKASRRWEIDRQLVQSMRHDEEVHHVAGPVIAISRELGSGGTSTGKMLANQLGFKYYDRELIEEIAAQANTDPERIMRHETSSRSSVGSMLLSFMDRRNVQDTVYLRSLVRVLRAIAKEGRAVIIGRGGPCVLTKALRVRFIAPFEVRVERTAQVYGLTPEEARRRLLEGDHAQRRFLRAFFGCEPNDVHLYDLVINTGNLSLEHAAELVITRLRQTWHEKEGK, encoded by the coding sequence ATGGATACACGGCAGAGCCTGCTGGAGAAGGCCTCCCGACGGTGGGAGATAGACCGCCAGTTGGTGCAGTCCATGCGACATGACGAGGAGGTACACCATGTCGCGGGCCCTGTCATCGCCATCTCCCGAGAGTTGGGCAGCGGCGGGACCTCGACCGGGAAGATGCTCGCCAATCAGCTCGGCTTCAAGTACTATGACCGGGAGCTGATCGAGGAGATCGCCGCCCAGGCGAACACCGACCCCGAGCGCATCATGCGGCACGAAACCAGCAGTCGGAGCAGCGTCGGCAGCATGCTGCTCAGCTTCATGGACCGCCGCAATGTGCAGGACACGGTCTATCTGCGCTCGCTGGTGAGAGTGCTGCGCGCCATCGCCAAGGAGGGCCGCGCGGTCATCATCGGCCGGGGGGGGCCGTGCGTGCTGACCAAGGCCCTGCGGGTGCGCTTCATCGCTCCCTTCGAAGTGCGGGTGGAGCGCACGGCTCAGGTGTACGGGCTGACCCCGGAGGAGGCGCGGCGGCGGCTCCTGGAGGGTGACCACGCGCAGCGCCGTTTCCTGCGAGCCTTTTTCGGCTGCGAGCCAAACGACGTACACCTGTATGATCTGGTCATCAATACCGGCAACCTGTCGCTGGAGCACGCGGCCGAACTGGTCATCACGCGACTGCGTCAGACATGGCATGAGAAAGAAGGGAAGTAG